TGAACCCGAATTTCGCTGAGGCGCAGCAGGTTGCCGCCGATGATGCCCGCATTGAAGCAAGCTACGAGCATTTTCCATCGCCGCATGGCTACCAGGCGATACGCGGTTATCTGGTGAAGCCGGCCAAGATCAAAGGCAAACTGCCGGTGGTGCTGGTGGTGCACGAAAACCGCGGCCTGAATCCCCACATCGAAGATATCGCGCGGCGCGTCGCTCTGGACAATTTTATCGCTTTCGCGCCGGATGCCTTGTTCTCTTTGGGCGGTTATCCGGGCGATGAAGACAATGCGCGCGATCTTTTCAAGGCGCTCGATCAGAACAAGACGCGGGCCGACTTTATCGCCGCCGTCGATGTGCTGAAGAAACTGCCGGAAGGCAATGGCAAAGTGGGCGTGGTCGGTTTCTGCTACGGCGGCGGCATCGCCAATTTCCTGGCGACCCGCGTTCCCGATCTGGCGGCGGCCGTGCCTTTCTATGGCGGCCAGCCGACAGCGGAAGAGGCGGCAAACATCAAGGCGCCGCTGCTGCTGCACTTTGCCGGCGCCGATGAGCGCATCAATGCTGGCTGGCCAGCCTATGAAACGGCCCTGAAAGCCGCCGGCGTCAACTATGAGGCGCACATTTACCCCGGCGCGCAGCACGGCTTCAACAACGACACCACGCCGCGCTTCGACGAGGCGGCGGCAAAGCTGGCCTGGGCGCGCACCATCCGTTTCTTCAATGATCATCTGCGCGCCTAGGCCCTTCATGTTCGACCGACCATCGGGAGGTTCCCATGCTGATACTTCGTCTCATCCCTATCGCTTTATTGGCGCTGACTTGCTCTGATGCCGATGCAGGCTCGTCTGAAGCCGCTACCGAGCAGGTCAGGGCGCAGCTGATTGCCAACGTCGATGCCGTGCATCCGGGCGATACGATTCAGGTGGGCGTGCATCAGACGATCATTCCGCACTGGCATACCTACTGGGTCAATCCCGGCGATTCGGGCCTGGCCACCACGATCGACTACGATCTGCCCGCAGGCGCCACGGCCGGCGCCATCCAATGGCCGACGCCGAGCCGCATCACGCTGGGCCCTGTGACCAATTACGGCTACGAAAACGAAGTCACGCTGCTGTCCAGCATCGAGGTGCCGGATGACGCCAGCGGCGTGTTCCCGATCAAGGCCAAGGTCAAATGGCTGGTTTGCGAGGAGGTCTGCATTCCGCAGCGGGTCGAACTGGCGCTGGACCTTCCCGTTGTCGCGCCCGGCCAGGATAGCGGCCGCGGCAGTGCGCTGATCGGCAAGGCCCAGGCCAGCCTGCCCGTAGCCAGCCCCTGGCCGGTTAGCGCCTCAAGCGATAATAACAGCTTAATGCTGCGGATTACCGGTACGGGATTGCAGCCCGACAACATCAAGGACATCTGGTTTTATCCACTCGAATGGGGCCGGGTTGCGCACAACGCAGACCAGCCCTGGCTGAGCAGCGGCGATGCGATCGAGCTGAAACTGCAGCCGGGCGATGATGCGCCGGCTGTCGGCGGCCGCTTAACGGGCGTGCTGGCGATAACGGAAGACGGCCGGGATGGACCGGTGACGCGCGGATTTATTATCGACGTGCCATTGGGCGCGGCCAAGGCCGGTGCTTCATCAGCCGCGGAACCCGATCTGGCGCTGCCGTCGGCACTGCTCCTGGCTTTGCTGGGTGGTGTGATATTGAATCTGATGCCGTGCGTGTTTCCGGTGCTCTCCATCAAGGCGCTGTCTCTCATAAAGCATGCGCATCAGGCGCCGTTGCAAACACGCCTGCACGGGCTGTCCTACACCTTGGGCGTGCTTTTCAGTTTCGCGCTGCTGGGCACGCTGCTGATTGCACTGAAGGCCAGCGGCCTACAGATTGGTTGGGGATTTCAGTTTCAATCGCCCGTGTTCGTGCTGGCCGTCTCCTATCTGATGTTCGCGGTCGGGCTCAGCCTGTCCGGCGTTTTTTCGGTCGGTGCTTCGGCGACAGGCATCGGCGTCTCGTTGGCTGAACGGCCCGGCTATACGGGCAGTTTTTTCACGGGCATGCTGGCGACAGTCGTCGCCACGCCCTGCACGGCGCCGTTCATGGGGGCGGCCATCGGCTTTGCGCTGGCTCAACCGCCGCTGGTTTTGCTGACCGTCTTTATCAGCCTGGGATTCGGCCTTGCCTTGCCCTATCTGGCGTTGAGCTATTGGCCTTTCCTGCAGCGCTGCCTGCCGAAGCCCGGCGCATGGATGGAACGGGTCAAGCAGGGCATGGCTTTTCCGATGTACGCGGCGGCCGTCTGGCTGGTCTGGGTGCTGGCGCAACAAGGCGGGAATGATGCGGCTGTCGTCGCGCTGGGCGGCATGGTGGCGATTGCTTTCGCGGCCTGGCTCTATGAATCCACTAAAACCGGCGGCAAGACGGCGCAGCATAGTGGCGCAGGCATTGCCGCATTGACGCTGGCGCTGGCTTTGACTGGCGGCTATTACGGTGTGGAAGCCGGTGTTGCCGCAGAAGCTGAATCTTCAACTGCCGCCGAAGGCAAAGACTGGCAGCCGTACTCGGCCGAACGTCTCAAAGCCTTACGCGCCGCAGGCAAGCCGGTATTTCTGAACTTTACGGCGGCCTGGTGCGTTAGCTGCCTCGTCAATGAAAAAGTCGCGCTGAGCCAGCGTTCGGTGACCGACGCCTTCAGGCAAGCCGGCATTACTTACCTGAAAGGCGACTGGACCAATCGCGATCCTGAAATTACCCGGAAACTCGCGGAATTCGGCCGTAGCGGCGTGCCGCTCTACGTCTTTTATCCCGGTGGCACGGCGGCGGGCCCGGTTGTGCTGCCGCAGATACTGACGCCTGAGATCGTAACGAAGGCCGTCACGGCACCAGCCAGTACCGTTTCCATGAATGACCAGCGAGAGTTGTAGGGTACGCATTGCGTACCTTCTCTAGAGCATTGATGAACCGGCAAACTTTGAAGAAGGTATGCGATGCATACCCTACAGAGTGTAGGAACAAGGGATTGCAAAGGAATCTGCACTCCCATTAAGGAAGCGAACGAGCTGAAAAAGTGATGATGACAGGCGAAGCACAGCGTGATCAAGTCCAGGTGTGGAGCGTGCAGACCTGCAAAGTTATATGGCGGCTTTCGTTTCGCGGTTGAGGGATCAAGTTCAGCAGTAAATCAATGGACCGGTTTGCTGCTTCATCTGGGCGCTGCATCGGATGGCAGCGTAATGACCAGGGATGGATGAATGTGCGTGAATTTTTTAATGCCAAGGCGAATATGCTGAACAGCCATCAAGTACAGATAGTCATGGCCGCCGCCGTTGTGGTTCCGGCTGTAATGATGCCGGTTGAAACCTTTCATCTGCTGGTATGGATCGTGGTTCACATTTATGAGTTGCTCGAATTCATTCTGGATGAAGCAATCCATCATGCTTTCGAAACGAGCCGCCATACCACGCAGGTGATCGTTTTTTATTTGATGCTGGGGATGTTTTTGTACGGCCTTTATCGTCTGGCGAGGCTGTTGATGGCGATCAACCTCAAGGTGAAAACCGTGATTTCCGGTTGGCATGCAATATGCAATGAAAGAAGCGCCAACGCCTGGAAGCCCTGGCTGCTGGACAAAAGAGTGCGGATGCTGTGCGGATTCACCTTTGGAGGGGCTTGTCTGGCCCTGCTGGTGTTTTAAACAGCCGAGAGTCTGAAAGTGTTTTTTATTTAATGGCAATTGCCGTTTCCCTATTAACCATAAGGAGTCAGTCATGTTTTTGAATCAACCTTACCGGAGCGCCTTAATGGGCCTGGCTTTTGCCCTGGCTTCCATGGCGGCGCATGCTGCGCCTGTCGTCAATCAGGCCGCGCCTTTGTTCTCGGGTGCGGCCGCCGACGGCAGCACTGTTAACCTCGCCGACCTGCGCGGCAAGACCGTAGTCCTGGAATGGACCAACCATGAATGTCCGTTCGTGGCGAAGCATTACGAAAGCGGCAACATCCCGAACCTGCAAAAAGGCGCCGCCGCCAAAGGCATCGTCTGGCTGCAGGTCATCTCATCGGCGCCCGGCAAGCAAGGCTATATCGACGGCGAAACGGCCAGGGAGCTCAATGCCGAACGCGGCGCTACGCCTGCCAACACCGTGTTCGATCCGGACGGCAAAATCGGCAGGCTTTATGAAGCCACCAATACGCCGCAAATCTTCATCATCAATCCCGAAGGCGTGCTGGTTTACAAAGGCGGCATCGACAGCATCCCCTCGGCGGACAAAGAAGATATCGCCAAAGCCAAAAATTACGTCAGCGCGGCATTGGCTGAACTGGATGCCGGCAAGCCTGTCACCCAACCTGTCACCAAGCCTTACGGCTGCACCGTCAAGTATTCAGGATAAGGAGACACCCATGAAAGAAACCGTACACATCTGGGACTGGCCGCTCAGGCTGTTTCACTGGCTACTCGTGGCAGCCGTCGTCGGGGCTTATGTCACCGGCAAGCTCGGCGGCGATCTGACCGACTGGCACGGCCGCATAGGCGGACTGATTCTGGGCTTATTGATTTTCCGCATCATCTGGGGCTTTGTTGGCACAACGCATGCCCGGTTTGTCAATTTCTTCCCGACCTTCGGCCGTCTTGTCGCCTATTTCAAAGGCAATTGGCACGGCGCCGGCCATAATCCGGTCGGGGCATTGTCGGTTTTCGCGCTGCTGGCGGTGCTGACCGTGCTCGCCGCCACGGGCCTGTTCGCCAATGATGACATCGCCTTCGAAGGGCCGCTGTTCAACCTGATCGATAAATCCCTGAGCGACAAGTTAAGCGGTATCCATGCGCTGGCGCTGGACGTGCTGATGGGTTTGCTGGCATTGCATCTGGCTGCTATCGCATTTCATCAGCTGGTCAAAAAGAACAATCTGGTGCTTCCGATGTTGACGGGCAGGAAACAAGTGCCCAAGGCCCAGGCATCATCGATCCCATCGGTTGGAGCGTTGCGTTTCCTGATGACCGTGGTGATTTCCAGCACGCTGGTCTGGAGCATCTGGAGCGGGGGCGTAGCAAACTATTTCAATCCGGTTGACAGCCTGCAAACTGCGGCGGTCAGGCTGGGCTGGTAAAACGTTAAGACTATTTTTTATAACTCTAAAGGAGCTAAATACAATGAAAGTAAAACTGCCACTCGCGTTAGCGCTGACTACTGTGACAACCGCAGCGTTGTCAGGTCAGGTTGAAGAGCAGATAAGATTCCGCCAGTCCGCCTATTCGTTCCTGAGCTGGAACACGGGAAAAATCAAAAGCCAGGTAGTCGACCATCCCGAGACTTTCAACAAGGATCAGATCATAGCGGCCGCAAACGCCATTGCCGCGACCGCCAATTCCGGTGTGATCAATCTTTACGGTCCCGGCACGGATCAGGGCATCGGCTGGAAACAATCCCGCCTGCGGCCTGAATTCTTCCAGAAACAGGATGAAACCAAGGAACTCGACGCCACTTTCATCAAGGAAGCCAACGAACTGGCGAAAGTGGCGGCCAGCGGAGATGCCGGCGCAATCAAGGCGCAGTTCGGCAAAGTCGGCGCTTCCTGCAAGGGTTGCCACGACCTGATCCGCATTCGCGAATAATACGGCAAGCTTCATTGCAGCGAACCGGTACCCTGCGAAGGGGTACCGCCCGGCACAAAGCATTGTATCGTAGGGTACGCATCGCGTACCATTTTCAAGGCATTTCAAAAATTGAATCCAGGAGAGGTACGCGATGCGTACCCTACTGAACTGTTCAACAACTTATTTTGGAGAATCAGATGTCTGGTATTTTTTCCCGCCGCCAGTTACCGAGGCTAGCGCTGGCATGTGCATTGCTCGGCAGTTTCGGCACC
This is a stretch of genomic DNA from Methylobacter sp. YRD-M1. It encodes these proteins:
- a CDS encoding protein-disulfide reductase DsbD family protein; protein product: MLILRLIPIALLALTCSDADAGSSEAATEQVRAQLIANVDAVHPGDTIQVGVHQTIIPHWHTYWVNPGDSGLATTIDYDLPAGATAGAIQWPTPSRITLGPVTNYGYENEVTLLSSIEVPDDASGVFPIKAKVKWLVCEEVCIPQRVELALDLPVVAPGQDSGRGSALIGKAQASLPVASPWPVSASSDNNSLMLRITGTGLQPDNIKDIWFYPLEWGRVAHNADQPWLSSGDAIELKLQPGDDAPAVGGRLTGVLAITEDGRDGPVTRGFIIDVPLGAAKAGASSAAEPDLALPSALLLALLGGVILNLMPCVFPVLSIKALSLIKHAHQAPLQTRLHGLSYTLGVLFSFALLGTLLIALKASGLQIGWGFQFQSPVFVLAVSYLMFAVGLSLSGVFSVGASATGIGVSLAERPGYTGSFFTGMLATVVATPCTAPFMGAAIGFALAQPPLVLLTVFISLGFGLALPYLALSYWPFLQRCLPKPGAWMERVKQGMAFPMYAAAVWLVWVLAQQGGNDAAVVALGGMVAIAFAAWLYESTKTGGKTAQHSGAGIAALTLALALTGGYYGVEAGVAAEAESSTAAEGKDWQPYSAERLKALRAAGKPVFLNFTAAWCVSCLVNEKVALSQRSVTDAFRQAGITYLKGDWTNRDPEITRKLAEFGRSGVPLYVFYPGGTAAGPVVLPQILTPEIVTKAVTAPASTVSMNDQREL
- a CDS encoding c-type cytochrome — its product is MKVKLPLALALTTVTTAALSGQVEEQIRFRQSAYSFLSWNTGKIKSQVVDHPETFNKDQIIAAANAIAATANSGVINLYGPGTDQGIGWKQSRLRPEFFQKQDETKELDATFIKEANELAKVAASGDAGAIKAQFGKVGASCKGCHDLIRIRE
- a CDS encoding cytochrome b/b6 domain-containing protein, producing the protein MKETVHIWDWPLRLFHWLLVAAVVGAYVTGKLGGDLTDWHGRIGGLILGLLIFRIIWGFVGTTHARFVNFFPTFGRLVAYFKGNWHGAGHNPVGALSVFALLAVLTVLAATGLFANDDIAFEGPLFNLIDKSLSDKLSGIHALALDVLMGLLALHLAAIAFHQLVKKNNLVLPMLTGRKQVPKAQASSIPSVGALRFLMTVVISSTLVWSIWSGGVANYFNPVDSLQTAAVRLGW
- a CDS encoding dienelactone hydrolase family protein, whose translation is MTRKTANDFNPEVLQLFDHYVHGDLSRRGFLASAAKYAVLGLTAEGLLEALNPNFAEAQQVAADDARIEASYEHFPSPHGYQAIRGYLVKPAKIKGKLPVVLVVHENRGLNPHIEDIARRVALDNFIAFAPDALFSLGGYPGDEDNARDLFKALDQNKTRADFIAAVDVLKKLPEGNGKVGVVGFCYGGGIANFLATRVPDLAAAVPFYGGQPTAEEAANIKAPLLLHFAGADERINAGWPAYETALKAAGVNYEAHIYPGAQHGFNNDTTPRFDEAAAKLAWARTIRFFNDHLRA
- a CDS encoding redoxin domain-containing protein, whose translation is MFLNQPYRSALMGLAFALASMAAHAAPVVNQAAPLFSGAAADGSTVNLADLRGKTVVLEWTNHECPFVAKHYESGNIPNLQKGAAAKGIVWLQVISSAPGKQGYIDGETARELNAERGATPANTVFDPDGKIGRLYEATNTPQIFIINPEGVLVYKGGIDSIPSADKEDIAKAKNYVSAALAELDAGKPVTQPVTKPYGCTVKYSG